One Thalassospira marina DNA window includes the following coding sequences:
- a CDS encoding nitroreductase family protein, producing MTAETSSPAYTPIPLPDYQEKPLDQMRADAQAFYDEIRTRHTIREFSDRPVPRDIIETCLKAAGTAPSGANHQPWHFSVIGDASMKRKIRLAAEEEERAFYAGRAGDEWIKALAPLGTDDSKPFLEIAPWLICIFGERKSRSTDGEMRKNYYVPESVSIATGFLLAALHRAGLATLTHTPNPMSFLSEICGRPAHDKPYILLVTGYPAQNATIPQHATLKRDLADIATFY from the coding sequence ACCGCCGAAACATCATCGCCCGCATACACCCCCATTCCCCTGCCGGATTATCAGGAAAAACCGCTTGATCAGATGCGCGCGGATGCGCAGGCTTTTTATGATGAAATTCGCACCCGCCACACCATTCGCGAATTTTCGGACCGTCCTGTTCCCCGCGACATTATCGAAACCTGCCTGAAGGCCGCAGGCACCGCGCCAAGCGGGGCCAATCATCAGCCCTGGCATTTTTCCGTCATTGGCGATGCCAGCATGAAACGCAAAATCCGCCTTGCGGCAGAGGAAGAAGAACGCGCCTTTTATGCCGGGCGCGCGGGTGATGAATGGATCAAGGCGTTAGCACCGCTTGGCACCGATGACAGCAAACCGTTTCTGGAAATTGCGCCCTGGCTGATCTGCATTTTCGGCGAGCGCAAAAGCCGTTCGACCGATGGTGAAATGCGCAAAAACTATTACGTGCCGGAATCAGTTTCCATCGCCACCGGCTTTTTGCTGGCCGCCCTGCACCGCGCCGGTCTGGCAACACTTACCCACACCCCCAACCCCATGAGCTTTCTGAGCGAAATCTGTGGCCGCCCCGCCCATGACAAACCCTACATTTTGCTGGTAACCGGCTATCCGGCGCAGAATGCCACCATCCCGCAACATGCAACGCTTAAACGCGACCTGGCCGATATCGCGACATTTTACTGA
- a CDS encoding response regulator, whose product MVEIGAAHILVVDDDDRLRDLLKRYLGENGFMVTVARDAAEARARLEGLEFDLLVIDVLMPGEKGVDLAKSLRDRGMTVPIMMLTALSETEDRIAGLEAGADDYLAKPFEPRELVLRIEAILRRYSTRPETDEITPDAASEVAFGDFRFDMDKMVLQRGEDHIYLTTAEQDLLVALARRTGQTTTREQLFDLTGGNGSGDPAASRSIDVQVTRLRRKLEDDPKQPRYLQTVRGRGYVLYTD is encoded by the coding sequence ATGGTCGAAATCGGGGCTGCGCATATTCTGGTCGTGGATGATGATGACCGCCTGCGTGATTTGCTGAAACGGTATTTGGGTGAAAACGGTTTCATGGTTACCGTTGCCCGCGATGCTGCCGAGGCACGTGCCCGCCTGGAAGGGCTGGAATTTGACCTGCTGGTGATTGATGTTTTGATGCCTGGCGAAAAGGGCGTTGATCTGGCCAAATCGCTTCGTGATCGCGGCATGACCGTGCCGATCATGATGCTGACTGCCCTTTCCGAAACGGAAGACCGCATCGCTGGCCTTGAAGCCGGGGCGGATGATTATCTGGCTAAACCGTTTGAGCCGCGCGAACTGGTTTTGCGCATCGAAGCCATTTTGCGCCGTTACAGCACCCGGCCGGAAACCGACGAGATAACGCCAGATGCCGCATCGGAAGTGGCCTTTGGCGATTTTCGCTTTGATATGGACAAGATGGTCCTGCAACGCGGGGAAGACCATATTTACCTGACCACAGCCGAGCAGGACCTGCTGGTTGCATTGGCACGCCGCACCGGGCAAACCACCACAAGAGAACAGCTTTTTGATTTGACGGGGGGCAATGGCAGTGGTGATCCTGCGGCCTCGCGCAGCATTGATGTCCAGGTAACCCGTTTGCGTCGCAAGCTTGAAGATGACCCAAAACAGCCAAGATACTTGCAGACAGTACGTGGTCGGGGATATGTCCTTTATACAGATTGA
- a CDS encoding ATP-binding protein, which yields MGNALSGWVKSLLPTGLLGRSLLILMTPMLLLQIVTVLIFFERHWDTIAKQLSRGLAGDVAYVVDYIGQYPDDSHFDAMVDNARRRMQLDIVFEPDAILEKQITQPPYGLVSEELFTALKERIDRPFYFDLEVDDRMLEIRIQLKDGVLSVVAPRKRLYTSTTYIFFMWIAGSALILYGVAVLFMRNQVRPIRKLAMASDQFGRGVNVDDFKPEGASEVRMAAASFMSMRDRIQRHLSQRTALLAGVSHDLRTPLTRMKLELAMQGSSPGVDALKQDVLDMERMVDAYLAFARGEEGEQAVETDIGKLLTELVGEALREGQQIDLHIEDNQMMEIRRQSVRRCVANIIGNAGRYASNLSIRAGRRGNDFEVLFDDDGPGIPVEKREEVFKPFYRLEESRNQATGGVGLGMTIARDSARGHGGDVLLEDAPGGGLRVRLVLPIGHR from the coding sequence TTGGGCAACGCACTTTCCGGATGGGTCAAATCCCTGCTGCCGACGGGCCTTTTGGGCCGGTCCCTGCTGATCCTGATGACGCCGATGCTGCTGCTGCAGATCGTCACGGTTCTGATATTTTTTGAACGCCACTGGGACACCATTGCCAAACAGCTAAGCCGTGGTCTGGCGGGGGATGTTGCCTATGTGGTCGATTATATCGGCCAGTATCCCGATGATAGCCATTTTGATGCGATGGTGGATAATGCGCGCCGGCGCATGCAGCTTGATATCGTTTTTGAACCTGACGCGATTCTGGAAAAGCAGATCACCCAGCCGCCCTACGGGCTGGTATCGGAAGAGCTGTTTACCGCGCTGAAGGAACGTATTGACCGGCCGTTTTACTTTGATCTTGAGGTTGATGACCGGATGCTTGAAATCCGGATTCAGTTGAAGGACGGGGTGCTTTCGGTCGTTGCGCCGCGCAAGCGTCTTTATACATCGACGACCTATATCTTCTTTATGTGGATCGCGGGATCGGCATTGATCCTGTATGGGGTCGCCGTTTTGTTCATGCGCAACCAGGTGCGGCCGATCCGCAAGCTTGCCATGGCGTCTGACCAGTTCGGGCGCGGTGTGAATGTTGACGATTTCAAGCCCGAGGGCGCATCCGAAGTGCGGATGGCCGCTGCATCCTTCATGTCGATGCGTGATCGTATTCAGCGCCACCTGTCGCAACGAACGGCCCTTCTGGCCGGTGTTTCGCATGATCTTCGCACACCTTTGACCCGCATGAAGCTTGAACTGGCGATGCAGGGATCATCGCCGGGCGTTGATGCGCTGAAACAGGATGTGCTGGATATGGAGCGCATGGTCGATGCCTATCTGGCATTTGCCCGTGGCGAGGAAGGCGAACAGGCGGTTGAAACCGATATCGGTAAATTGCTGACCGAGCTGGTGGGCGAGGCCCTGCGCGAAGGCCAGCAGATTGACCTTCATATCGAAGATAACCAGATGATGGAAATTCGCCGGCAGTCGGTCCGACGCTGTGTGGCCAATATTATTGGCAATGCCGGGCGGTATGCATCGAACCTTTCGATCCGGGCCGGGCGGCGCGGCAATGATTTTGAAGTGCTGTTTGATGATGACGGTCCCGGTATTCCGGTTGAAAAACGTGAAGAAGTGTTCAAGCCATTTTACCGGCTTGAGGAATCGCGCAATCAGGCAACTGGCGGGGTTGGTCTGGGCATGACGATTGCCCGGGATTCTGCCCGTGGGCATGGCGGCGATGTGCTGCTGGAAGATGCGCCGGGTGGTGGCCTTCGGGTGCGCCTGGTGTTGCCAATCGGGCATCGTTAA
- a CDS encoding MarR family winged helix-turn-helix transcriptional regulator gives MADISTRKVNPLFLREEELRQGMELLFYAYRDFTAEADLLLEQYNFGRAHHRVIHFVSRNPGINVSDLLGILQITKQSLSRVLSQLVREGFIEQKTGVQDRRQRLLTVTEKGEELERKLSENQRVLIANAYREAGAEAVEGFRKVMLGMLGPNDRARFEDELLPNGLRRRMG, from the coding sequence GATATCTCGACACGCAAGGTCAATCCGCTTTTCCTGCGCGAGGAAGAGCTTCGTCAGGGCATGGAACTGCTGTTTTATGCCTATCGTGATTTTACGGCCGAAGCCGATTTGCTTCTGGAGCAATATAATTTCGGGCGCGCCCATCATCGGGTCATACATTTTGTCAGCCGTAATCCCGGCATCAATGTCAGTGACCTTTTGGGAATCCTGCAAATTACCAAGCAATCCCTGTCACGGGTGCTAAGCCAGCTTGTGCGTGAAGGGTTTATCGAACAGAAAACCGGTGTGCAGGACCGTCGCCAGCGGCTTTTGACCGTGACGGAAAAGGGCGAGGAACTGGAACGCAAGCTTTCGGAAAACCAGCGTGTGCTGATTGCCAACGCCTATCGCGAAGCCGGTGCCGAGGCGGTGGAAGGGTTTCGCAAGGTGATGCTGGGCATGTTAGGGCCCAATGACCGCGCCCGGTTTGAGGACGAGCTTTTGCCAAATGGCCTGCGCCGCCGGATGGGGTGA